The genome window TTTGTGGGCCTGGCGCCCCAGGCTTTTTTTATCTTTTCTCGCAGCTCGAGCCCGTCCAGCGGCCACCCCGACTCTGGCACTCGCGTCGCAGATTTTCCTCGGGCGCTCGAAGCACTGCCAGTACCAGACCTGCCGGGTAGCCACCGGCACCGGCCCCCAGGCCCAAGTCCAGGCGGGTTAGGGTGAAGCTTTCACGGGTACTGGGTACCTGCGTACTAAAGTAACCCTGCCCATCCCAGATGTAAATCACACTCTTGATGACCCGACCACTGGGGCGATAAGGCGGATTAACCTGTAATTCAATCTCGATGGGCTTTAGGAAGCTGGTTGTTCCTGAGGAAAGCCGGTAAATTCCCACTACCTCACGTTCGGGCAGCGTTTGGATAAAATAAACCTCGTTTTGGGGCGGAGAAGAGGGTACAGCCTGAAGGCGCTCGAGGCGGAATCGAACCGAAGAAACCAGGGCACCGGGTGGAATCAGAACCTGAATGCCGGGTAGCATTAGGGCCCCCCCCTGGGCATCAATCCGGCGCTCAACCACTTGAGCACTCAGCCCCCATCCTGCAGTTGCCAGCAGACTAAATAGCAATAATAGCCGCATCATAGCTTGTCCACCCCTGGGCTCAGATTAACCCACAAATTTCTGAGAAAATCCATGTCCACACTGCACAAGCTAAGAATGTCACCAACCGACGATAAATGAAAGCCAAGGTGGTGCTTTAGCGGCAGCCGGCACTGCAAAAAACTTCCAATATTGGGTAGGTATGGCTTATCGGCTATAAACCTACCAGTTTTTTGGCTTCGGCAAGAACGGCTTTTACAGTTTTTTCTTCCTGGGCCTCGCAATAAATGCGCAGTACAGGCTCGGTACCGGAGGCCCTGAACAACAGCCAACCGGCATCACCAAAAAGCCACTTTATGCCGTCCAGATTCTCGGTATCGCTCACCTGCTGCCCTGCAATAGGTTTTGGGGTTTGTACCTTGGCCATGACTTCCTTGAGTTGCTCCATCGAGGGTAGGTGTAAGTCGATGCGGTCATAGGCGTGTTTGAAACCCACCTCGGCCTCAATTTCGGCAAACTGCTCTCCCAGGCTTTTTCCAGTATGTACAATGGACTCCAGAAGCAACAAGGCGTTCATGAGGCCGTCGCGCTCGGGTATGTGCCCGACTACTCCAATACCGCCCGACTCCTCACCCCCAATCAGGACATCGCCTTTTAGCATCTCATCGGTGATGTATTTGAAGCCGATGGGCGTGACCAGCAACTCCAGACCCAGCTTATGCGCGAGCTTGTCAATGACTACAGAAGTAGAGAAGGTTTTGACTACCCGGCCACGGTATCCCTTGCGGTGCAGGTGTTTGAGTAGTACTGCAAAAATTTGATGACTGTTGAAGTTGATCCCGCCTGCCAGCACAGCGCCAATGCGATCGGCATCGCCGTCGTTTACGGCTGCAAAGGTGGGGTTATCCTCGGCCTTTAGCACGGTTATGACGGTGAACAGGTTTTGCGGGATGGGCTCGGGGTTCACACCATAGAACATGGGGTCGGGTACAGCGTGTAGCTCACGCAGCTCGAGCTTTAATCCCACGTGCTTAACGAAACCTGCCAGCCAGCCCGCCCCTGCCCCGCCCATGCTGTCGTGGTACATCACCCCGGTGTAACCGCGCAGGGCCTCCAGGTCTAGCTGCTGAGCCAGAAAGTCGTAGTAGGCTTTTCGCACATCCAGGCTGTGCACGGTTGCGCTGGTTGTTTTGGGTGCTGCCCCCAGGTGCTTTTCCACTTCGGCTACCAGTGCTGGGGTGGCCGCACCGCCGTAGCTGCCCTTGATTTTGAATCCGAGATACTCGGCCGGGTTGTGGCTCGCCGTAATCATGACGCCGCCATCGGCCTGCAAGTGCTTAACGGCAAAAGACAGCACTGGGGTGGGAAGGTACGATTTGGAAAGGTAGACCTCGAGCCCATTGGCGGCCAGAACCTCGGCAGCTCTTTGAGCAAAGCGATGGGCCATGAAGCGGGTATCGTAGCCCACCACCACTTTCTTGCCCTGGTGCTCCAGGAGGTATTCAGCGTAGGCCTGGGCTACGCGAGCCACATTATCGAAGGTGAATTGGTCGCCAATAATGGCCCGCCAGCCGTCGGTGCCGAACTTGATGATGGTTTTTGATGGGGTGCTGACGGCTTCTGTTGCCTTTTCCATACCAGAAAACACTATACAGTGTAGGCGCAAGCCAGCCGCTTCAAATCTGCATTTTCATCCACGGGGCGGAGTTATGAAAGTTGGCCACGGCGCTGCCGGGCGGAACCAGCCCATCGCAGGCTATTCGGATGTCTTCCGGGAGCTTCATGTCCAGTACAGGTAGCAGGTGCTCGAGCTGTCCCACACTCCTGGGCCCGATGATGGGCGCGGTGATACCGGGCTGATCCTTGACCCATAGCACGGCCAGTTGGGCAGGATCGTAGCCGGCCTCGCGGGCTAGCTTGACAAAGCGGTTGCCCACCTCCACCGCCCTGGGCGTGACCCGCTCGGCATAGATCCCACCCCGCAGGTGGGCCCGGGAACCCTCGGGACGAATGTTTTCCTCGGCATAGCGCCCGGCCAGCATGCCCATGGCCAGCGGCGACCAGGGCAGCAGAGCCAGGTTATATGCCTGGGCCATGGGAACCAGCTCGTTCTCGATGCGCCGATCCAGCAGGTTGTAGGGCGGCTGTTCCGAGACAAAGCGCACGTAGCCCTTCAGCTCGCTCACCAGAATGCCTTCCAGCACCTTCCAGGCCGGGGCGGTGGAGCTGCCGATGTAGCGCACCTTGCCCTGTCGTACCAGGTCGTTCAGGGCCGCAAGCGTTTCGTCAATGGGCATATCGAAGACCGGGCGGTGAAGCTGATAAAGGTCGATGTGGTCGGTTTGCAGGCGCTTGAGCGAGTCTTCACAGGCCCGCAGGAGGTGGAGCCTCGAGTTCCCTCGGTCGTTGGGGCCGGGGCCGGTGGGGTAGTGGGCCTTGGTGGCGATGAGCACCTGGTCGCGCAGGCCACTTTCCTTGAGGGTCTGCCCAATTACCCGTTCGGCCTCGCCCTGCATATAGCTGTTGGCGGTATCAATCAGGTTAATACCGGCCTCGATGGCCCGCAGAATCATCTTTTTGGCCTCGGCCTCGGGGGTGGGGTTCAGGATGTTATCGGTTCCCAGGGCCAGAGGCGCTACTTTAACGCCGGTTCGACCCAGATTGCGGTATTCCATGGGTGGCTCCCTTCAGTGCAGGACAGGTGTGCTCATCGGGCCGCGTACCCCGCATCCACCAGCACCAGCGAGCCGGTCATGTAGCTGGCTTTATCGGAGGCCAGAAAGAGCACCACCTGGGCGATTTCTACGGGGTCGGCCAGGCGGCCCATGGGCACGGTCTCGGCCAGGCGTTGCAGCAGTTCGGGGGTAACGGGTTCCTTGCGTTCGGACTGAAGCATGGGGGTGTTGACCTCGCCGGGGCAGACCGCGTTGATGCGGATGCCGTCTTTGGCGTGGTCGAGGGCCAGGGCGCGGGTGAGGTTGTGCACGGCCCCCTTGCTCGCACAGTAGGCCGCCACCCCCGCCGCCCCCAGGTCGCCCCAGATCGAGCCAAAGTTGACGATGGCCCCGCTACGCTGGGGCTGCATGGCCCGGATAGCGGCCCGGCACATAAAAAATGTGCCGCTCACGTTTACCGCCATGACCCGCTGCCACTGCTCGTCGCTGGTCTCCACGCCGCTGGCCCGCACGATAATGCCAGCCGCATTGACCAGCACGTCGAGCCGCCCGTACTGGGCGAGGGTATCGGCGACCACCTGGTTGCAGAAGGCCGAGTCGCTTACGTCCCCAATCCGTACCCGTGCGCCGATTTCGGCGGCCACCTGGCGGGCCCGCGCCTCGTTGCGATCCAGAATTGTTACATGGGCTCCGGCCCTGGCAAACTCTCTGGCTGTGGCCTCGCCCATGCCCGAGGCTCCTCCGGTTACGATCACCACTTTTCCCTGGAAATCCACAAGCGCTCCTTATCTGAACGAAAGCGATTGTATTGAGCGCAAGCAACCGAGGTCAATCTTGGGGGCCGGGACGTTGCTCTCTAGCCCTACACTGGTATACTTCCCTGCGGAGACGGTATACCAAACCGCAGCACGTTTTTAGTAGGAGGTCGAATGGTCTTGATCGCTGTTCCCAAAGAGACGGCTCCAGGCGAACGCCGGGTCGCGCTTACGCCCGAGGTGGTGGGTCGCTTGCGCAAAGAAGGCTGGGGTGTGCGGCTCGAGGCAAATGCAGGTGCCCAGGCCTACTTTAGCGATGAGGCCTACCGCAATGCCGGGGCCGAAGTAGTCACCAGAGACCAGCTTTTCCAGGGGGCTCAGGTGGTGTTTACCGTGCAGCCGCTGGAAGAGGCCGACCTGGCCCGGCTCGAGCCCGGCACCGTTGTGGCGGGCCTGATGTACCCCCACCGCAACCCGGCGCGGGTGCAGGCCATGGCCTCGGGTCGGATCTCCGCCCTGGCCATGGAGCTGATACCCCGCATCACCCGGGCTCAGAGCATGGACGTGCTCTCGTCCCAGGCCACCGTGGCCGGGTATGTGGCGGCCCTGATCGCGGCCCGCGAGAGCAGCCGCTTCTTCCCCATGCTGACCACCGCCGCCGGCACCATCCGCCCGGCTAAGGTAATGGTAATGGGAGTGGGGGTGGCGGGCTTGCAGGCCATCGCCACGGCGCGCCGCCTGGGGGCCAATGTCTGGGCCTACGACGTGCGCAAGGCCGCTGCCGAGCAGGCCCTCTCGCTGGGGGCCAAGGTCATCGAGCTACCCATCAGCGCCGAGGGCGAGGGGGGGTATGCCCGCGAGCTCACCGAGGAGGAAAAGAAAATCCAGCACGAGGCCCTGGCCAAAGAGGTCGGCAGCATGGATGCCGTCATCACCACCGCCCAGATTCCGGGCCGCAAGGCGCCCATCCTGATTACCAAAGACATGGCCGAGCGCATGAGCCCCGGCGCCGTCATCGTGGATCTGGCCGCCGAGTCGGGGGGCAACTGCGAGCTGACCAAGCCCGGAGAGACCCTCGAGCTGAACGGCGTGAAGATTGTGGGGCCCCTGAACCTGCCCAGCGCGCTCTCGGTGCACGCCAGCGAGATGTACGCCAAAAACCTCTACAACCTTTCCAAGCTCCTCATCAAAGACGGGCAGCTCGCGCCCGACTGGAGCGACGAAATTCTGGCGGGGGCTCTTCTCACCCACCAAGGCGAGATTACCCATGCGCCCACCAGGGCGCTCGTAGGAGGTGCGTGATGGACTCTACCTGGGCTGCACTGTACATCTTCTTGTTGGCGGCTTTTACCGGATACGAAGTGATTAGCCGGGTGCCGGTGATTCTGCACACCCCCCTGATGTCCGGCTCCAACTTCATCCACGGGATTGTGGTGGTGGGGGCCATGGTGGTGCTGGGCCATGCCGAGACCCCTTTGGAACAGGCCATCGGCTTTTTCGGGGTGATTCTGGGCGCGGCCAACGCCGCCGGCGGCTACGCCGTAACCGAGCGGATGCTGGAAATGTTTGAGCGGAAGCCGAAGGGAGGTCAGTAGCTTTTCAGCCGATAGCTCTGGAATTGCCTGGCTATCAGCTTGCGCGACGCAAATATGGAAAACTTCGTTCAGCTCATTTACTTCGTTACGGCCTTCCTCTTCATCCTGGGCCTGAAGCGTATGTCCTCGCCCAACACCGCCCGCAGCGGGGTGGTCTGGGCCGGGGTGGCCATGGTGGCGGCCACATTGGTGACGTTTTTTGTGCCCGGCCTGCACAACCAGGGTCTGATGATTCTGGCGGTGGTGGTCGGCACGGTGGTGGCCTGGATTGCCGCCAAGCGGGTACAGATGACCGATATGCCGCAGATGGTGGCCATCTACAACGGCATGGGAGGTGGAGCAGCCGGGGCCATCGCGGCGGTCGAGCTTTTGCGCGGGGAGTTTGGCGAGGCCCAGGGGCTCAAACTCCTGGCTATCCTGGGGGCTCTGATCGGCTCGGTCTCCTTTACCGGCAGCCTGATTGCCTTCGCCAAGCTCCAGGGCCTGATGTCGAGCCGGCCCATCCAGTTCCCGGCGCAAAAACTGGTCAATGCGGCGGTGGGGGTGGGGGCCTTGCTGCTGGCCCTGCTGGTGCTCTTCACCCAGTCGGGGCCGCTCATTCTGGTCTTCTTCCTGCTGGCTTTGGGTTTTGGGGTGCTGATGACCCTGCCCATCGGGGGCGGGGATATGCCGGTGGTGATCTCCCTCTACAACGCCTTCACCGGCCTGGCGGTGGGCTTCGAAGGCTTTGCCATCGGCAACGCCGCGCTGATCGTGGCCGGTACGGTGGTGGGGGCCGCCGGTACCCTGCTCACCCTCCTGATGGCCAAGGCCATGAACCGCAGCCTCTGGAGCGTGCTGGTGGGCGGCTTTGGCGTGGAGCAGGACAGCGGTGAGGTCAAGGGCAGCCTCAAGCCGATTGACCTCGAGGACGCCGCGGTGATGCTGGCTTATGCTTCCAAGGTCATCTTCGTGCCCGGCTACGGGATGGCGGTGGCCCAGGCCCAGCACAAACTGCGCGAGCTGGCGGACGTGCTCGAGTCCAAGGGTATCGAGGTTAAGTTTGCCATCCACCCGGTAGCAGGCCGCATGCCCGGCCACATGAACGTGCTGCTGGCCGAGGCCGGGGTGGCTTACGAAAAGCTCTACGACCTGGAAGACATCAACCCCGAGTTCCCCCAGGCCGATGTGGCGGTGGTGATCGGGGCCAACGACGTGGTCAACCCGGCCGCTCGGCGCAAGGGCTCGCCCCTGTACGGCATGCCGATTCTGGAAGTGGACAAGGCCAAGAACGCCATTGTCATCAAGCGTGGGCAGGGCAAGGGCTTTGCCGGTGTAGAAAACGAACTGTTTTATGCCGACAACACCCGGATGCTGTACGGCGATGCACAAAACGTGCTGGGACAACTGGTGCAGTCCCTCAAGAAGCTCTAGAGTCTGAGGTTGTGGAGCCGAGGCTGGATCAGGTGCTGGTCTGGCTCGAGCAGGGCCGGGCAGTGGTGCAGGTGGAGTACTTCGATGCCCTAGGTAAGCTACGGCGCGAAACCTTCCACCGCCCTACGCGTGATTTAGGGCGGGCCCTGGAGGAGGTGGCGCACCTGCTGGCTGGAGAGGGTATGAAGGGACGGCCTCGAGTGCGCCGTAAGCAGGGAGGTCGGTTGCGAGTGGAGCTCGAGTTACAGGAGTGCTTCTGGAAGGCCCTGGGTTCTTGAGCTGAACCTGTCCGGCGCTGCTGTGCTTTCTGGCCGGAGCAACCTGAAGAAGCCCCCACCGGTGGGGGCTTCTTTGCTAAGGATGTTGGTGTTATGCCCCAGCGCCAGGTTGCTGACGGTTGTCGCTGGGCTGTACCACGGGGGGCATGGTGGGTTCGGGTAGCAACAGGTATTCCAGCACCTCTCCCACATCCTCGACCAGCTTGATATCCAGCCCCTCCAACACCTCTTTGGGCAAGTCCTCGAGCTGGGCTTCGTTGTCCTTGGGCAGCACAATCTTGTGAATCCCGGCCTGGTGGGCGGCCAATAGTTTTTCCTTTACCCCGCCAATGGGCATTACTTTGCCGCGCAGGCTGAGCTCGCCGGTCATGGCAATGTCCATGCGGGCTGGACGGCGACTCAGGGCGCTGGCGATGGCTGTGGCCATGGTGATACCGGCGCTGGGGCCGTCCTTGGGAGTAGCCCCGTCGGGTACGTGGACGTGCAGGTCTACTTTGTTGTAGAAGTCCTCCGGAAGGCCATAATCCTGGGTATGGGCGCGCAGGTAGGTGAGGGCAGCCTGGGCCGACTCCTTCATCACCTCGCCAAGCTGGCCGGTGAGTGAAAGCTTGCCACTGCCCGGAACGGCGGCTACCTCGATGGTAAGTAGTGTCCCACCTACAGGCGTCCAGGCCAGGCCCTGGGCGGTGCCGACCTGTGGCTCGGACTCAGCCTTGTCGGGACGGAAACGGGGGATGCCCAGATAGGTGGGTACGTCCGAGGCGTCGATGGTACGCAGCCCCTCCCAGGCCCCCTCGAGCCAGAACTTGGCCCCTTTGCGGGCAATTTTACCCAGCTCGCGCTCGAGGCCCCGCACCCCCGCCTCACGGGTGTACTCGGAGATTACCCGTAGAATGGCCGCGTCGGTCACCTCAACCCTGCCTTCCATCCCCGACTCCTTGAGCTGCTTGGGCCAGAGGTACTGTCGGGCGATGGCCTGCTTCTCCATGTTCGTATAGCCCGGTATCTCGATAACTTCCATGCGGTCGAGCAAGGGCCGGGGGATGGTTTGCAGGGTGTTGGCGGTGGTGATGAAGAAGACCTTCGAGAGGTCGTAGGGCACATCGAGGTAGTGGTCGGTGAAGGTGTTGTTCTGTTCGGGGTCGAGCACCTCGAGCATGGCGCTCGCGGGGTCGCCCCGCCAGTCCGAACTCATCTTGTCGATCTCGTCCAGCAGGATGACGGGGTTGATCACGCCCACCTGCTTCATGGCGTGAATCAGTTTGCCGGGCATGGCCCCAATGTAGGTGCGGCGGTGGCCGCGAATCTCGGCCTCGTCGCGCACCCCACCCAGCGAGATGCGGTGGAACTTGCGGTTCATGCTACGAGCAATGGAGCGACCCAGCGAGGTCTTGCCCACCCCTGGCGGCCCCACCAGCACC of Meiothermus sp. contains these proteins:
- a CDS encoding aldo/keto reductase; translation: MEYRNLGRTGVKVAPLALGTDNILNPTPEAEAKKMILRAIEAGINLIDTANSYMQGEAERVIGQTLKESGLRDQVLIATKAHYPTGPGPNDRGNSRLHLLRACEDSLKRLQTDHIDLYQLHRPVFDMPIDETLAALNDLVRQGKVRYIGSSTAPAWKVLEGILVSELKGYVRFVSEQPPYNLLDRRIENELVPMAQAYNLALLPWSPLAMGMLAGRYAEENIRPEGSRAHLRGGIYAERVTPRAVEVGNRFVKLAREAGYDPAQLAVLWVKDQPGITAPIIGPRSVGQLEHLLPVLDMKLPEDIRIACDGLVPPGSAVANFHNSAPWMKMQI
- a CDS encoding phosphoglucomutase/phosphomannomutase family protein, coding for MEKATEAVSTPSKTIIKFGTDGWRAIIGDQFTFDNVARVAQAYAEYLLEHQGKKVVVGYDTRFMAHRFAQRAAEVLAANGLEVYLSKSYLPTPVLSFAVKHLQADGGVMITASHNPAEYLGFKIKGSYGGAATPALVAEVEKHLGAAPKTTSATVHSLDVRKAYYDFLAQQLDLEALRGYTGVMYHDSMGGAGAGWLAGFVKHVGLKLELRELHAVPDPMFYGVNPEPIPQNLFTVITVLKAEDNPTFAAVNDGDADRIGAVLAGGINFNSHQIFAVLLKHLHRKGYRGRVVKTFSTSVVIDKLAHKLGLELLVTPIGFKYITDEMLKGDVLIGGEESGGIGVVGHIPERDGLMNALLLLESIVHTGKSLGEQFAEIEAEVGFKHAYDRIDLHLPSMEQLKEVMAKVQTPKPIAGQQVSDTENLDGIKWLFGDAGWLLFRASGTEPVLRIYCEAQEEKTVKAVLAEAKKLVGL
- the lon gene encoding endopeptidase La translates to MRLELPVIPLRNTVILPHTTTPVDVGRAKSKRAVEEAMGADRLIFLVAQRDPEVDDPTPDDLYIWGVQAVVKQAMRLPDGTLQVMVEARARAEVKDYIPGPYLRARGEVFSEIFPAEEAVVRVLVEELKDSFDKYVANHKSLRLDRYQLEAVKSTTDPAMLADTIAYHATWTVAEKQEILELTDLEARLKKVLEFLSRDLERFELDKRVAQRVKDQMDTNQREYYLREQMKAIQKELGGEDGLGDLEALRKKIEEVGMPEAVKAKALKELDRLERMQQGSPEATVARTYLDWLTEVPWTKADPEVLDIAHTRQILDEDHYGLKDVKERILEYLAVRQLTQGLDVRNKAPILVLVGPPGVGKTSLGRSIARSMNRKFHRISLGGVRDEAEIRGHRRTYIGAMPGKLIHAMKQVGVINPVILLDEIDKMSSDWRGDPASAMLEVLDPEQNNTFTDHYLDVPYDLSKVFFITTANTLQTIPRPLLDRMEVIEIPGYTNMEKQAIARQYLWPKQLKESGMEGRVEVTDAAILRVISEYTREAGVRGLERELGKIARKGAKFWLEGAWEGLRTIDASDVPTYLGIPRFRPDKAESEPQVGTAQGLAWTPVGGTLLTIEVAAVPGSGKLSLTGQLGEVMKESAQAALTYLRAHTQDYGLPEDFYNKVDLHVHVPDGATPKDGPSAGITMATAIASALSRRPARMDIAMTGELSLRGKVMPIGGVKEKLLAAHQAGIHKIVLPKDNEAQLEDLPKEVLEGLDIKLVEDVGEVLEYLLLPEPTMPPVVQPSDNRQQPGAGA
- a CDS encoding NAD(P)(+) transhydrogenase (Re/Si-specific) subunit beta, with translation MENFVQLIYFVTAFLFILGLKRMSSPNTARSGVVWAGVAMVAATLVTFFVPGLHNQGLMILAVVVGTVVAWIAAKRVQMTDMPQMVAIYNGMGGGAAGAIAAVELLRGEFGEAQGLKLLAILGALIGSVSFTGSLIAFAKLQGLMSSRPIQFPAQKLVNAAVGVGALLLALLVLFTQSGPLILVFFLLALGFGVLMTLPIGGGDMPVVISLYNAFTGLAVGFEGFAIGNAALIVAGTVVGAAGTLLTLLMAKAMNRSLWSVLVGGFGVEQDSGEVKGSLKPIDLEDAAVMLAYASKVIFVPGYGMAVAQAQHKLRELADVLESKGIEVKFAIHPVAGRMPGHMNVLLAEAGVAYEKLYDLEDINPEFPQADVAVVIGANDVVNPAARRKGSPLYGMPILEVDKAKNAIVIKRGQGKGFAGVENELFYADNTRMLYGDAQNVLGQLVQSLKKL
- a CDS encoding SDR family NAD(P)-dependent oxidoreductase, producing the protein MDFQGKVVIVTGGASGMGEATAREFARAGAHVTILDRNEARARQVAAEIGARVRIGDVSDSAFCNQVVADTLAQYGRLDVLVNAAGIIVRASGVETSDEQWQRVMAVNVSGTFFMCRAAIRAMQPQRSGAIVNFGSIWGDLGAAGVAAYCASKGAVHNLTRALALDHAKDGIRINAVCPGEVNTPMLQSERKEPVTPELLQRLAETVPMGRLADPVEIAQVVLFLASDKASYMTGSLVLVDAGYAAR
- a CDS encoding NAD(P) transhydrogenase subunit alpha yields the protein MDSTWAALYIFLLAAFTGYEVISRVPVILHTPLMSGSNFIHGIVVVGAMVVLGHAETPLEQAIGFFGVILGAANAAGGYAVTERMLEMFERKPKGGQ
- a CDS encoding Re/Si-specific NAD(P)(+) transhydrogenase subunit alpha; the encoded protein is MVLIAVPKETAPGERRVALTPEVVGRLRKEGWGVRLEANAGAQAYFSDEAYRNAGAEVVTRDQLFQGAQVVFTVQPLEEADLARLEPGTVVAGLMYPHRNPARVQAMASGRISALAMELIPRITRAQSMDVLSSQATVAGYVAALIAARESSRFFPMLTTAAGTIRPAKVMVMGVGVAGLQAIATARRLGANVWAYDVRKAAAEQALSLGAKVIELPISAEGEGGYARELTEEEKKIQHEALAKEVGSMDAVITTAQIPGRKAPILITKDMAERMSPGAVIVDLAAESGGNCELTKPGETLELNGVKIVGPLNLPSALSVHASEMYAKNLYNLSKLLIKDGQLAPDWSDEILAGALLTHQGEITHAPTRALVGGA